A genomic segment from Juglans regia cultivar Chandler chromosome 14, Walnut 2.0, whole genome shotgun sequence encodes:
- the LOC109011580 gene encoding 5'-3' exoribonuclease 3-like isoform X5, with the protein MDGKPVLPKHECEVEDSNVITPGTEFMYKLSEALRSYISSRINNDPGWKDIKVILSDANVPGEGEHKIMSFVRQQRRVAGYNPDTRHCIYGLDADLIMLALATHEVHFSILREIGQQPVHESSNMANTSVLWVKKPYQFLHIWIFREYLELDMKISDDSDPPGNLTIDLERIVDDFILMCLLVGNDFLPHMPSLEIHEGALDLLMAVYKKEFKNLGGYLVDMSRLAEDKGTGYVKLSRVEKFILLVGLYEERIFKKRSELRERQLKRLCNYANNQDDYNGGRIMEIGTKNSSCVFFSEKAPAFRDSAMVSEENVSFPLVSDDAGSSEIVGNTKELNEILKSNLRKHNDLYMKGSCTDKVRFGNAGWKQRYYKEKFSAESSMDIENWRRELVANYTKGILWVLVYYYSGVPSWTWFYPYHYAPFASDMKGLAQVRVRFEKDSPFKPFDQLLAVLPPRSAHAVPKVYQTLMTDEQSSMIDLYPSDFDIDTDGKRFQWQGLCKLPFIEVGRLLSETKELEKNLSEAESERNRNSIDQLYLGRTHKLASQIFSLRPNPNEMVNIDTSLSDGIVGFICLCNQYTNIEDHGILCVCFEMIGGFMHIPCLLPGVNVPDKYFVCRQLLNLISWMHNSGMKSRLTDRPIGTE; encoded by the exons ATGGATGGAAAACCTGTTCTTCCAAAACACGAATGTGAAGTTGAAGATTCAAATGTAATTACTCCAGGAACAGAATTTATGTACAAATTGTCAGAGGCCTTAAGAAGCTATATTAGTTCACGTATAAACAATGATCCAGGCTGGAAGGACATCAAG GTAATACTTTCGGACGCTAATGTTCCTGGTGAGGGTGAACACAAAATCATGTCTTTTGTACGCCAACAGCGAAGGGTTGCCGGGTATAATCCAGATACTAGGCACTGCATTTATGGTCTG GATGCGGATTTGATAATGCTTGCTTTAGCAACGCATGAAGTTCACTTTTCTATTCTGAGAGAG ATTGGGCAGCAACCGGTCCATGAATCTTCTAATATGGCAAATACAAGTGTGCTTTGGGTTAAAAAGCCTTATCAA TTTCTACATATATGGATATTCAGAGAGTATTTGGAGCTTGACATGAAAATATCTGATGATTCTGATCCTCCTGGGAATCTAACAATTGATCTTGAGCGGATAGTTGATGATTTCATACTTATGTGCTTACTCGTGGGAAATGATTTCCTACCACACATGCCTTCATTAGAAATTCATGAG GGAGCTCTTGATTTATTGATGGCTGTTTACAAGAAAGAGTTCAAGAACCTTGGTGGCTATCTTGTTGACATGAGTCGg CTTGCTGAAGATAAAGGAACAGGTTATGTAAAACTCTCTCGTGTTGAGAAGTTCATTCTTTTAGTTGGCTTGTATGAAGAGAGAATTTTCAAGAAAAGATCAGAATTGCGAGAGCGTCAACTGAAAAGGCTTTGCAATTATGCCAATAAT CAAGATGACTATAATGGAGGCCGTATTATGGAGATTGGTACAAAGAATAGCTCTTGCGTCTTTTTCAGCGAGAAAGCTCCAGCTTTTAGAGATTCAGCAATGGTATCAGaagaaaatgtttcatttcCATTGGTGTCTGACGATGCTGGTTCTTCTGAA ATTGTTGGAAATACAAAAgagttgaatgaaatattaaaatcaaatcTCCGCAAGCACAATGACCTATATATGAAGGGAAGTTGTACTGACAAA GTGAGGTTTGGGAATGCTGGCTGGAAACAAAGATactacaaagaaaaattttctgCGGAAAGCTCTATGGATATTGAAAACTGGAGGAGAGAATTA GTTGCAAATTACACTAAAGGAATATTGTGGGTTCTTGTGTATTATTATTCAGGAGTTCCATCTTGGACATG GTTTTATCCATACCACTATGCACCATTTGCTTCAGATATGAAAGGACTTGCTCAAGTAAGAGTGAGGTTTGAAAAGGATTCTCCATTCAAACCATTTGATCAGCTGTTAGCTGTCCTTCCTCCGAGGAG CGCTCATGCAGTTCCTAAAGTATATCAGACTCTTATGACAGATGAGCAGTCAAGTATGATTGATTTGTATCCTTCTG ATTTTGACATCGATACAGATGGAAAACGTTTTCAATGGCAG GGATTATGCAAGCTTCCATTTATAGAGGTGGGACGCCTTCTATCTGAAACCAAAGAATTAGAGAAGAATTTGTCG GAGGCTGAATCAGAGAGGAACAGAAACAGCATTGATCAGTTATATCTTGGTAGGACGCACAAGCTGGCTTCTCAGATATTTTCACTCCGTCCAAATCCAAATGAAATGGTCAATATAGATACCAGTTTGAG TGACGGGATTGTTGGATTTATATGTCTATGTAATCAGTATACCAACATAGAAGACCATGGTATCTT ATGTGTGTGTTTTGAGATGATTGGTGGATTTATGCATATTCCTTGTTTACTTCCTGGTGTTAATGTACCAGATAAG TATTTTGTATGCAGACAATTACTGAATCTGATATCATGGATGCACAACTCTGGCATGAAGTCCAGGTTAACAGACCGACCAATAG GAACTGAATGA